A single genomic interval of Streptomyces graminofaciens harbors:
- a CDS encoding FG-GAP-like repeat-containing protein encodes MSRRTKVAGCTAVAAALLAAPLALAAPASAAPKPPIVDFNGDGYADLAIQAPFGSLQGVAHAGYVSIVYGSPTGMDLEHPENISQDLTWVPGEASETYFGSSTAARDLDGDGYTDLVVSAGNNNSAIVWGTSGGLHEATALSGHLSGLVDGDFNGDGEGDFAARTNGTVKVFLGPFTRAGAPASTTTLPEDRDDVYDLVAGDMNGDGKDDLVTTHGHEERAYKARWWKGTSTGLSKTYKTTGHYTDGGVIADVNMDGYGDYVASDVGSVSEMSMYEAGTVRVVYGGASGPTTRTATITQDTKGVPGVGEAGWRGGDDSDYGDQFGYSLAAGDVTGDGYPDIAVGVPGEDIGSVRDAGSVVLLKGGRAGLTGTGAQAVDQSDAGVPGASEAGDQFGREVSLLDVNSNNRADLAVSAPTEDGTYKDSGAVWVFRGSKAGLTTTSITSFGPKTVWGPEKEAMFGSGFAK; translated from the coding sequence ATGAGCCGTCGTACCAAGGTCGCGGGCTGTACCGCCGTCGCCGCCGCGCTGCTGGCCGCGCCCCTGGCCCTGGCCGCCCCGGCCTCGGCCGCCCCCAAGCCGCCGATCGTCGACTTCAACGGCGACGGTTACGCCGACCTCGCGATCCAGGCGCCGTTCGGGTCCCTCCAGGGCGTCGCGCACGCGGGCTACGTCTCGATCGTGTACGGCTCCCCGACGGGCATGGACCTGGAGCACCCGGAGAACATCTCGCAGGACCTGACCTGGGTGCCCGGCGAGGCCTCGGAGACGTACTTCGGCAGTTCCACGGCCGCCCGCGATCTCGACGGCGACGGCTACACCGACCTCGTGGTGTCCGCGGGGAACAACAACTCGGCGATCGTGTGGGGCACCTCGGGCGGCCTGCACGAGGCGACCGCGCTCTCCGGCCACCTCAGCGGCCTGGTCGACGGCGACTTCAACGGCGACGGCGAGGGCGACTTCGCCGCCAGGACCAACGGGACCGTCAAGGTCTTCCTCGGCCCGTTCACCCGCGCCGGGGCGCCCGCCTCGACCACCACCCTGCCCGAGGACAGGGACGACGTCTACGACCTCGTCGCCGGCGACATGAACGGCGACGGCAAGGACGACCTCGTCACCACGCACGGCCACGAGGAGCGCGCGTACAAGGCCCGCTGGTGGAAGGGGACCTCGACCGGTCTCAGCAAGACGTACAAGACCACCGGGCACTACACGGACGGCGGTGTGATCGCCGACGTGAACATGGACGGCTACGGCGACTACGTGGCCTCCGACGTCGGCTCCGTCTCAGAGATGTCGATGTACGAGGCGGGCACCGTCCGTGTCGTCTACGGCGGCGCGTCGGGCCCGACCACCCGTACCGCGACGATCACGCAGGACACCAAGGGCGTCCCCGGCGTCGGCGAGGCCGGGTGGCGGGGCGGCGACGACTCCGACTACGGCGACCAGTTCGGCTACTCCCTGGCCGCCGGTGACGTGACCGGCGACGGCTACCCCGACATCGCGGTCGGCGTGCCCGGCGAGGACATCGGCTCCGTCCGCGACGCGGGCTCGGTCGTTCTGCTCAAGGGCGGCAGGGCCGGTCTGACCGGCACCGGCGCGCAGGCCGTCGACCAGTCCGACGCCGGGGTGCCCGGTGCCTCCGAGGCCGGCGACCAGTTCGGCCGCGAGGTCTCCCTGCTCGACGTGAACTCCAACAACCGCGCCGACCTCGCCGTCTCGGCCCCGACCGAGGACGGCACGTACAAGGACTCCGGCGCGGTCTGGGTCTTCCGGGGCTCCAAGGCCGGGCTGACCACGACCAGCATCACCTCCTTCGGGCCGAAGACGGTGTGGGGGCCGGAGAAGGAGGCGATGTTCGGGTCGGGCTTCGCGAAGTAG
- a CDS encoding tetratricopeptide repeat protein gives MGRAQPSGRSVPSVQELIRRRRRQGFVGRDAERAAFRANFDLPIEDERHRCVFHVHGTAGVGKTFLVREWEQLAREREALTAYVDEAAGSVPEALAAICAQLARQGRRFKELERLLATHRERVHEAELAAVTAAAPTDPGAAGEPSAGSVAVSRAALAVAGGLVPGAGAFTGAVDPTQIARGADQLRAGLTARFRNQEDAQLVLHPERVLTPVLLEELERAAAEVPWLVLFFDTYERTGPFLDAWLHEVMAGDRHGPVPGNVVVVTAGQQPLDTARWSDLAWLVADVPLAPFTEAESRGLLAGKGVLAEPVVAEVLRLTGGLPVLVSTLAEARPADPDDVGDPSATAVDRFLKWERDPVRQDVALACALPRRLDAEVFRAAVACAEDEADELFAWLRGLPFVSDRGDRVLYHDVVRTPMVRLQRLRSPRRWAERQRRLAEAFGAWRGEAEGESATAARRGATGADTDARTAPDAGAAAYAVTGARTAPDAGTSADAGTHTRTGPELPPDPRELWAEDRWRELRLAESYHALCADGRAALPEVLRDFVDACDLGDATALRWARALADAGRDGGAEPVARWGHDLLAALAEGGVVPALGLLLNRAGFDDTAQALARVVRGNTLRGAGAYEGALGEYDRALALDTAPGESPSTRDRTGLTRHTLVRAHRGRALTRADLGDYETAVADLDRALELAPAHARNLATRGEYHRILRDHDRALDDLDKAIRLDPAREFAWASRGATRLALGDAVGALTDLDHALELQRDYGWALVRRARAQRALGQPARQLADLHHAVALQPDSAWFRCERGDALRAAGRHAEALDDYDRAIGLDEAYASAYASRAASRSELGRHDEALADLDRALALRPQYVWALRRRAQVHLQLGLNERALADVEQARELGDGDVWAQEIRARVAEAARTRHE, from the coding sequence ATGGGGCGGGCACAGCCGTCGGGGCGGTCGGTACCGTCGGTGCAGGAGCTGATCCGGCGGCGGAGACGGCAGGGCTTCGTCGGCCGGGACGCCGAACGGGCCGCGTTCCGCGCCAACTTCGACCTTCCGATCGAGGACGAACGGCACCGCTGTGTGTTCCACGTCCACGGCACCGCGGGCGTCGGCAAGACCTTCCTCGTACGGGAGTGGGAGCAGCTCGCCCGGGAACGCGAGGCGCTCACCGCGTACGTCGACGAGGCCGCGGGCAGCGTGCCCGAGGCGCTGGCGGCGATCTGTGCGCAACTCGCCCGGCAGGGACGGCGGTTCAAGGAGCTGGAGCGGCTGCTGGCCACACACCGGGAGCGGGTGCACGAGGCCGAGCTGGCCGCCGTCACGGCCGCGGCGCCGACGGATCCGGGCGCCGCCGGGGAGCCCTCGGCGGGAAGCGTCGCGGTGTCGCGGGCCGCGCTCGCCGTGGCGGGCGGGCTGGTGCCGGGCGCCGGCGCCTTCACCGGAGCCGTCGACCCGACCCAAATCGCCCGGGGCGCCGACCAGTTGCGGGCCGGGCTCACCGCGCGCTTCCGCAACCAGGAGGACGCACAGCTCGTACTGCACCCCGAACGGGTCCTCACCCCCGTACTCCTGGAGGAGCTGGAGCGGGCCGCCGCCGAGGTCCCCTGGCTGGTCCTCTTCTTCGACACCTACGAACGCACCGGGCCCTTCCTCGACGCCTGGCTGCACGAGGTGATGGCCGGCGACCGCCACGGGCCCGTGCCGGGCAACGTCGTGGTCGTCACCGCCGGGCAGCAGCCCCTCGACACCGCACGCTGGAGCGACCTCGCCTGGCTCGTCGCGGACGTACCGCTCGCCCCCTTCACGGAGGCGGAGTCCCGGGGCCTGCTCGCGGGCAAGGGGGTCCTCGCCGAGCCGGTGGTCGCGGAGGTGCTGCGGCTCACCGGCGGCCTGCCGGTGCTCGTCTCGACCCTGGCCGAGGCGCGCCCCGCCGACCCCGACGACGTGGGCGACCCGAGCGCCACCGCCGTCGACCGCTTCCTCAAGTGGGAGCGCGATCCCGTACGCCAGGACGTGGCCCTCGCCTGCGCCCTGCCCCGGCGGCTGGACGCGGAGGTGTTCCGGGCCGCAGTCGCCTGCGCGGAGGACGAGGCCGACGAACTGTTCGCCTGGCTGCGCGGTCTGCCGTTCGTCAGCGACCGCGGCGACCGCGTGCTCTACCACGACGTCGTCCGCACCCCGATGGTCCGCCTCCAGCGACTGCGCTCACCCCGGCGGTGGGCGGAGCGGCAGCGGAGGCTGGCGGAGGCGTTCGGGGCGTGGCGGGGCGAGGCCGAGGGGGAGTCGGCCACGGCGGCCCGGCGGGGCGCGACCGGCGCGGACACCGATGCCCGCACGGCCCCCGACGCAGGCGCCGCTGCCTATGCCGTCACCGGCGCCCGTACAGCCCCTGACGCAGGCACCTCCGCTGACGCCGGCACCCATACCCGGACGGGACCGGAACTCCCGCCGGACCCCCGCGAGTTGTGGGCCGAGGACCGCTGGCGCGAGCTACGGCTCGCCGAGTCGTACCACGCGCTCTGCGCCGACGGCCGAGCCGCGCTGCCCGAGGTGCTGCGGGACTTCGTCGACGCCTGCGACCTGGGTGACGCGACCGCCCTGAGGTGGGCGCGGGCCCTCGCGGACGCCGGGCGGGACGGCGGTGCGGAACCCGTGGCGCGGTGGGGCCACGACCTGCTGGCTGCGCTCGCCGAGGGCGGCGTCGTCCCCGCGCTCGGCCTGCTGCTGAACCGCGCCGGGTTCGACGACACCGCACAGGCCCTCGCCCGGGTGGTACGCGGCAACACGCTGCGCGGCGCGGGCGCGTACGAGGGGGCCCTCGGGGAGTACGACCGTGCCCTCGCCCTGGACACCGCGCCGGGCGAAAGCCCGAGTACGCGCGACAGGACCGGACTCACCCGGCACACCCTGGTCCGCGCCCACCGCGGCCGGGCCCTCACCCGAGCCGACCTCGGCGACTACGAGACCGCCGTCGCCGACCTGGACCGGGCCCTCGAACTGGCCCCCGCGCACGCCCGCAACCTCGCCACCCGAGGTGAGTACCACCGCATCCTGCGCGACCACGACCGGGCGCTCGACGACCTCGACAAGGCGATCCGGCTCGACCCGGCACGGGAGTTCGCCTGGGCCTCCCGGGGCGCCACCCGCCTCGCCCTGGGCGACGCCGTCGGCGCGCTCACCGACCTGGACCACGCGCTGGAGCTGCAACGGGACTACGGCTGGGCGCTGGTGCGCCGGGCCCGTGCGCAGCGGGCCCTCGGGCAGCCCGCCCGGCAGCTGGCCGACCTGCACCACGCGGTCGCCCTGCAACCGGACTCGGCCTGGTTCCGCTGTGAGCGGGGCGACGCGCTGCGGGCCGCCGGCCGGCACGCGGAGGCCCTGGACGACTACGACCGCGCTATCGGACTCGACGAGGCGTACGCGTCGGCGTACGCGAGCCGGGCCGCCTCCCGCAGCGAGCTGGGCCGCCACGACGAGGCCCTCGCGGACCTGGACCGCGCGCTGGCACTCCGCCCCCAGTACGTGTGGGCGCTGCGCCGCCGTGCCCAGGTCCACCTCCAACTCGGCCTGAACGAGCGGGCGTTGGCGGACGTCGAGCAGGCCCGGGAACTGGGGGACGGGGACGTCTGGGCCCAGGAGATCCGCGCCCGGGTCGCGGAGGCGGCCCGGACGCGGCACGAGTAG
- a CDS encoding DUF2165 domain-containing protein — protein MAVNQSPRSSLIPLAATLLVGTVALYMALVAFSNITDFDTNRAFVQHVLAMDTTFKDEDLMWRSIESKGLQDTVYVAVIVWETVAALVLIAATYLWAASLRHRVFRTARRCGTLGLLMVMLLFGAGFIAIGGEWFVMWQSKNWNGLDAALRVFLLSGVVLVVTQLPTTEPAAG, from the coding sequence ATGGCCGTAAACCAGTCACCCCGTTCGTCCCTCATACCGCTCGCCGCCACGCTGCTCGTCGGCACGGTCGCCCTCTACATGGCGCTCGTCGCCTTCAGCAACATCACCGACTTCGACACCAACCGCGCGTTCGTCCAGCATGTGCTCGCCATGGACACCACGTTCAAGGACGAGGACCTGATGTGGCGGTCCATCGAGTCCAAGGGGCTTCAGGACACGGTCTACGTCGCCGTCATCGTCTGGGAGACGGTCGCCGCCCTCGTCCTGATCGCCGCCACCTATCTGTGGGCCGCGTCCCTGCGCCACCGCGTCTTCCGCACGGCCCGCCGCTGCGGCACCCTCGGCCTGCTGATGGTCATGCTGCTCTTCGGCGCCGGTTTCATCGCGATCGGCGGCGAGTGGTTCGTGATGTGGCAGTCGAAGAACTGGAACGGGCTCGACGCGGCGCTGAGAGTGTTCCTGCTGAGCGGGGTCGTGCTGGTGGTGACACAGCTGCCTACGACTGAGCCGGCGGCCGGGTAG
- a CDS encoding S8 family peptidase, producing MSKACAATAATTAAVVLTGGLNSPALATPEGPAVAPAAAKSGEATGTDRVTLITGDRVVMDAKGRVTGLERAEGRERIPVQMREIDGHTLVLPVDAARMVAGGRLDRRLFDVTELNEAANRRNQRDGVKVIVGYKGTARTAKADVRDAGDLRRTYKNLNLDSVQAPAEDTPELWDALTNGEKVASGISHVWLDGVRKAALDKSVPQIGAPEVWAKGYDGKGIKVAVLDTGIDTTHPDLKGQVIASKNFTQARTTGDKVGHGTHVASIVAGTGAKYKGVAPGAKILNGKVLNDEGEGDDSGIIAGMEWAAAQGADIVNLSLGGGDSPEIDPMEALVNQLSEEKGILFAIAAGNEGEGGVKTIGSPGSAAAALTVGAVDGADKLAKFSSRGPTVDGRMKPDVSAPGVAITAASAKGNLIAKEVGEKPAGYMSISGTSMATPHVAGAAALLKQAHPDWKSGELKAALMGSATAGKYAPLQGGTGRIQVDRALGRTVVAEPTSVGFPVQLWPHTDDTPVSRKLTYRNNGTKDVTLTLSAAGFDPKGKAAPAGFFTLGAKTVTVPAGGTASVDVTVNTKLGTLDGGYSASVTAAGDGQAVRSAVGVERESEAYDVTIKHVDRPGRDLKHFASLWSTDWDSANFMNDEPTTDDTVTFRVPKGTYFLDSLSAKDFDTTPGGVDWLTQPLLKIDKNTTITLDLSRTRQADITVPDADAKPLTAMLTYRYMPLRNNLTNTVVMPSFSDIRVAHVGAAMPDPYLVQTWSGQWTKGADAEYDIVGKREVKQVFAPVHHYRASELATVKAGLGASAPGRTGALDMNVAVGFDHGLHTPVQQQLPATRTLYLSTAYDASWFFTFAQFADKLDDEGHPIPEVTIDSTEFHEFSAGKIYRQTFNAGVFAPRATRGGFGVFRDTQGIYGMIPLLVDGDGQRAESDLTSATTTLYRNGKKVGSVAEPPTFGKTFKVPAGNAEYRLTTTARRSSELHAVSTRIDASWTFHSKKTTSGVPTELPTSTVRFKAPLDLDSRLAAGRTVTYPVAVEGAAKGKNLKSLTVYVSYDHGKTWKKTTVKKGKITVKSPAKDKSVSLRAKITDKKGNKSAISVYDAYVGR from the coding sequence GTGAGCAAAGCGTGCGCGGCCACAGCCGCGACGACCGCGGCGGTGGTTCTGACCGGCGGACTGAACAGCCCGGCACTGGCGACGCCGGAGGGGCCGGCAGTGGCGCCGGCAGCCGCGAAGAGTGGGGAAGCCACTGGCACGGACCGGGTCACCCTCATCACCGGTGACCGGGTCGTGATGGACGCGAAGGGCCGGGTCACCGGACTGGAGCGGGCCGAGGGGCGTGAGCGGATTCCCGTGCAGATGCGGGAGATCGACGGCCACACCCTGGTCCTGCCGGTGGACGCGGCCCGGATGGTCGCCGGCGGCAGGCTCGACCGGCGGCTGTTCGACGTCACGGAGCTCAACGAGGCGGCCAACCGCAGGAACCAGCGCGACGGCGTCAAGGTCATCGTCGGCTACAAGGGCACGGCACGCACTGCGAAGGCCGATGTCCGGGACGCGGGAGACCTCCGCCGGACCTACAAGAACCTGAACCTCGACTCCGTCCAGGCACCCGCCGAGGACACACCGGAGCTGTGGGACGCCCTCACCAACGGCGAGAAGGTGGCCTCCGGCATCTCCCACGTCTGGCTCGACGGCGTCCGCAAGGCCGCCCTCGACAAGTCCGTGCCGCAGATCGGCGCGCCCGAGGTCTGGGCGAAGGGCTACGACGGCAAGGGCATCAAGGTCGCCGTCCTGGACACGGGCATCGACACCACCCACCCGGACCTCAAGGGCCAGGTGATCGCCTCCAAGAACTTCACCCAGGCCCGCACCACCGGTGACAAGGTCGGCCACGGCACGCACGTCGCCTCCATCGTGGCGGGCACCGGCGCCAAGTACAAGGGCGTCGCGCCCGGGGCGAAGATCCTCAACGGCAAGGTCCTCAACGACGAGGGCGAGGGCGACGACTCCGGCATCATCGCGGGCATGGAGTGGGCCGCCGCGCAGGGCGCCGACATCGTCAACCTCAGCCTGGGCGGCGGCGACAGCCCCGAGATCGACCCGATGGAGGCCCTGGTCAACCAGCTGTCCGAGGAGAAGGGCATCCTCTTCGCGATCGCCGCGGGCAACGAGGGCGAGGGCGGCGTCAAGACCATCGGCTCCCCGGGCAGCGCGGCGGCCGCGCTCACCGTCGGCGCCGTCGACGGCGCCGACAAGCTCGCGAAGTTCTCCAGCCGGGGCCCGACCGTGGACGGCCGGATGAAGCCGGACGTGAGCGCGCCCGGCGTGGCCATCACCGCGGCCTCGGCCAAGGGCAACCTCATCGCCAAGGAGGTCGGCGAGAAGCCGGCCGGGTACATGTCGATCTCGGGTACGTCGATGGCGACCCCGCACGTCGCCGGTGCCGCCGCCCTGCTGAAGCAGGCCCACCCGGACTGGAAGTCCGGTGAGCTGAAGGCCGCGCTCATGGGCTCGGCCACGGCCGGCAAGTACGCCCCGCTGCAGGGCGGCACGGGCCGTATCCAGGTCGACCGGGCGCTCGGCCGGACCGTGGTCGCCGAGCCGACCTCGGTGGGCTTCCCCGTCCAACTGTGGCCGCACACCGACGACACCCCGGTCAGCAGGAAGCTGACGTACCGCAACAACGGTACGAAGGACGTGACGCTGACCCTGTCGGCCGCGGGCTTCGACCCGAAGGGCAAGGCGGCCCCGGCGGGCTTCTTCACCCTCGGCGCGAAGACGGTCACCGTCCCGGCCGGCGGCACGGCGTCCGTCGACGTCACCGTGAACACCAAGCTGGGCACGCTCGACGGCGGTTACTCCGCGAGCGTGACCGCCGCGGGCGACGGCCAGGCCGTACGCAGTGCGGTGGGCGTCGAGCGGGAGAGCGAGGCGTACGACGTCACCATCAAGCACGTCGACCGCCCCGGGCGGGACCTGAAGCACTTCGCCAGCCTGTGGTCGACGGACTGGGACTCCGCCAACTTCATGAACGACGAGCCCACCACCGACGACACCGTCACCTTCCGCGTCCCCAAGGGCACGTACTTCCTGGACTCGCTCAGCGCGAAGGACTTCGACACGACCCCGGGCGGTGTCGACTGGCTGACGCAGCCCCTGCTGAAGATCGACAAGAACACGACGATCACCCTCGACCTGAGCAGGACCCGGCAGGCCGACATCACCGTGCCCGACGCCGACGCCAAGCCGCTGACCGCGATGCTGACGTACCGGTACATGCCGTTGCGGAACAACCTGACCAACACCGTGGTCATGCCCTCCTTCTCCGACATACGCGTCGCGCACGTCGGAGCGGCGATGCCCGACCCGTACCTGGTCCAGACCTGGTCCGGGCAGTGGACCAAGGGCGCCGACGCGGAGTACGACATCGTCGGCAAGCGTGAGGTGAAGCAGGTCTTCGCGCCCGTCCACCACTACAGGGCGAGCGAACTCGCCACCGTGAAGGCCGGCCTGGGCGCCTCGGCTCCCGGCAGGACCGGCGCGCTCGACATGAACGTCGCCGTGGGCTTCGACCACGGCCTGCACACCCCGGTCCAGCAGCAGCTGCCCGCCACCCGCACGCTGTATCTGTCGACCGCGTACGACGCCTCGTGGTTCTTCACCTTCGCCCAGTTCGCGGACAAGCTGGACGACGAAGGTCACCCGATCCCCGAGGTGACCATCGACTCCACCGAATTCCACGAGTTCTCCGCGGGCAAGATCTATCGGCAGACGTTCAATGCGGGCGTGTTCGCACCGCGGGCGACCCGCGGCGGGTTCGGCGTCTTCCGTGACACCCAGGGCATCTACGGCATGATCCCGCTCCTCGTCGACGGCGACGGGCAGCGGGCCGAGTCCGACCTCACCTCGGCGACGACCACGCTGTACCGCAACGGCAAGAAGGTCGGCTCGGTCGCCGAGCCGCCCACCTTCGGCAAGACGTTCAAGGTCCCGGCCGGCAACGCCGAGTACAGGCTCACCACCACGGCCAGGCGGAGCTCCGAGCTCCACGCCGTCTCCACGCGGATCGACGCGAGCTGGACGTTCCACTCCAAGAAGACGACCTCCGGCGTGCCGACCGAGCTGCCCACCTCCACAGTCCGCTTCAAGGCACCGCTCGACCTGGACAGCCGCCTGGCGGCCGGCAGGACCGTCACCTACCCGGTCGCCGTCGAGGGCGCCGCCAAGGGCAAGAACCTCAAGTCGCTGACGGTGTACGTGTCCTACGACCACGGCAAGACCTGGAAGAAGACCACGGTCAAGAAGGGCAAGATCACGGTCAAGAGCCCGGCGAAGGACAAGTCGGTCTCGCTGCGCGCCAAGATCACCGACAAGAAGGGCAACAAGTCGGCGATCTCGGTGTACGACGCGTACGTCGGTAGGTGA
- a CDS encoding bifunctional FO biosynthesis protein CofGH codes for MTNSATSGTGPTERPQGTGPTVNSMRRALKRARDGVALDVGEAAVLLQARGADLEDLAASAARVRDVGLADAGRPGVITYSKSVFIPLTRLCRDKCHYCTFVTVPGKLRRAGHGMFMSPDEVLDVARRGAALGCKEALITLGDKPEERWPEAREWLDAHGYDDTIAYVRAISIRILEETGLLPHLNPGVMSWTDFQRLKPVAPSMGMMLETTATRLWSEPGGPHHGSPDKEPAVRLRVLEDAGRSSVPFTSGILIGIGETFEERAESLFALRRVSRAYHGIQELIIQNFRAKPDTAMRGMPDAELDELVATVAVARHVMGPSACLQAPPNLVDSEYERLIGAGIDDWGGVSPLTIDHVNPERPWPQIEELTERSRAAGFELRERLCVYPEFVNRGEPWLDPRLLPHVRALADPETGLARPQALPEGLPWQEPEEVFEATGRTDLHRTIDTDGRTSDRRDDFDVVYGDWGALREAAAPGMAPERIDTDVRDALRTAADDPTKLSDSEALALLHADGPALDALTRIADDVRKAAVGDDVTYIVTRNINFTNVCYTGCRFCAFAQRRTDADAYTLSLEQVADRAQQAWDVGAVEVCMQGGIHPDLPGTAYFDIAKAVKERVPGMHVHAFSPMEIVNGATRTGMSIREWLTAAKEAGLDTIPGTAAEILDDEVRWVLTKGKLPTATWIEVVTTAHEVGIRSSSTMMYGHVDQPRHWLGHLRTLARIQQQTGGFTEFVTLPFVHTNAPVYLAGISRPGPTLRDNRAVTAMARLLLHPWIPNIQTSWVKLGTEGAAEMLRSGANDLGGTLMEETISRMAGSSYGSYKSVKDLIAVAEVAGRPARPRTTLYGEVTEERQRAAAVSDGHLPELLPVLD; via the coding sequence ATGACGAACTCCGCGACCTCCGGAACCGGACCCACCGAGCGCCCCCAGGGCACCGGCCCGACCGTGAACTCCATGCGTCGCGCCCTCAAACGCGCCCGTGACGGGGTCGCCCTCGACGTCGGTGAGGCGGCCGTGCTGCTTCAGGCGCGCGGCGCCGATCTGGAGGACCTCGCCGCGTCGGCCGCGCGGGTGCGCGACGTCGGTCTCGCGGACGCCGGTCGGCCCGGCGTCATCACCTACTCCAAGAGCGTCTTCATCCCCCTCACCCGGCTCTGCCGCGACAAGTGCCACTACTGCACCTTCGTCACCGTCCCCGGCAAGCTGCGGCGAGCCGGCCACGGGATGTTCATGTCGCCCGACGAGGTGCTCGACGTGGCCCGTCGCGGCGCCGCCCTCGGCTGCAAGGAAGCCCTCATCACCCTCGGCGACAAGCCGGAGGAGCGGTGGCCGGAGGCCCGCGAGTGGCTCGACGCGCACGGGTACGACGACACCATCGCGTACGTCCGTGCCATCTCCATCCGCATCCTGGAGGAGACGGGGCTGCTGCCCCACCTCAACCCCGGCGTCATGTCCTGGACCGACTTCCAGCGGCTCAAGCCCGTCGCGCCGAGCATGGGCATGATGCTGGAGACGACGGCGACGCGGTTGTGGTCCGAGCCCGGGGGACCGCACCACGGCTCGCCGGACAAGGAGCCCGCCGTACGGCTGAGGGTCCTGGAGGACGCCGGGCGTTCGTCCGTCCCCTTCACCTCGGGGATTCTGATCGGCATCGGGGAGACGTTCGAGGAGCGTGCCGAGTCGCTGTTCGCCCTGCGCCGCGTCTCCCGCGCGTACCACGGCATCCAGGAACTGATCATCCAGAACTTCCGCGCCAAGCCGGACACCGCGATGCGCGGCATGCCGGACGCGGAGCTGGACGAACTGGTGGCGACCGTGGCCGTGGCCCGCCATGTGATGGGGCCGTCCGCCTGCCTCCAGGCCCCGCCGAACCTCGTCGACAGCGAGTACGAGCGGCTCATCGGCGCGGGCATCGACGACTGGGGCGGGGTCTCGCCCCTGACGATCGACCATGTGAACCCCGAGCGCCCCTGGCCGCAGATCGAGGAGCTGACCGAGCGGTCGCGGGCCGCCGGGTTCGAGCTGCGCGAACGGCTGTGCGTGTACCCGGAGTTCGTCAACCGGGGCGAGCCCTGGCTCGACCCCCGTCTGCTGCCGCACGTACGGGCGCTGGCCGACCCGGAGACGGGGCTGGCCCGCCCGCAGGCCCTGCCCGAGGGCCTGCCCTGGCAGGAACCGGAGGAGGTCTTCGAGGCCACCGGCCGTACGGATCTGCACCGGACCATCGACACCGACGGCCGTACGTCCGACCGCCGGGACGACTTCGACGTGGTGTACGGCGACTGGGGCGCCCTGCGCGAGGCGGCGGCGCCCGGCATGGCGCCGGAGCGCATCGACACGGACGTACGGGACGCGCTGCGCACGGCGGCCGACGATCCGACCAAGCTGTCCGACTCCGAAGCCCTCGCCCTGCTGCACGCGGACGGCCCGGCGCTGGACGCGCTCACCCGGATCGCGGACGACGTGCGCAAGGCGGCCGTCGGCGACGACGTCACGTACATCGTCACCCGGAACATCAACTTCACCAACGTCTGCTACACCGGCTGCCGTTTCTGCGCCTTCGCGCAGCGCCGCACCGACGCGGACGCCTACACGCTGTCGTTGGAGCAGGTCGCGGACCGGGCGCAGCAGGCGTGGGACGTGGGCGCGGTCGAGGTCTGCATGCAGGGAGGCATCCACCCCGACCTGCCCGGCACGGCGTACTTCGACATCGCGAAGGCGGTGAAGGAGCGCGTCCCCGGTATGCACGTCCACGCCTTCTCCCCGATGGAGATCGTGAACGGCGCGACGCGCACCGGCATGTCCATCCGCGAGTGGCTGACGGCGGCGAAGGAGGCGGGCCTCGACACCATCCCCGGCACGGCCGCCGAGATCCTCGACGACGAGGTCCGCTGGGTCCTGACGAAGGGCAAGCTGCCGACGGCCACCTGGATCGAGGTCGTCACGACGGCGCACGAGGTCGGCATCCGGTCGTCCTCGACGATGATGTACGGGCATGTGGACCAGCCTCGCCACTGGCTGGGGCACCTGCGCACCCTGGCCCGCATCCAGCAGCAGACGGGCGGCTTCACGGAGTTCGTGACGCTCCCCTTCGTCCACACGAACGCGCCGGTCTACCTGGCGGGCATCTCCCGCCCCGGCCCCACCCTGCGCGACAACCGCGCGGTGACGGCGATGGCCCGTCTCCTCCTCCACCCCTGGATCCCCAACATCCAGACCAGCTGGGTGAAGCTCGGCACGGAGGGCGCGGCGGAGATGCTCCGCTCCGGCGCGAACGACCTGGGCGGCACGCTGATGGAGGAGACGATCTCGCGGATGGCGGGTTCCTCGTACGGCTCCTACAAGTCGGTGAAGGACCTGATCGCGGTCGCGGAGGTGGCGGGCCGCCCGGCGCGTCCGCGGACGACGCTGTACGGCGAGGTGACGGAGGAACGGCAGCGGGCGGCGGCGGTGTCGGACGGGCATCTGCCGGAGCTGCTGCCGGTGTTGGACTGA